The following is a genomic window from Synechococcus sp. JA-2-3B'a(2-13).
CAACGAGGTGCCCGGCATCAACCGCGTGGTTTACGACATCACCTCCAAGCCCCCTGGCACCATCGAGTGGGAGTAGGCGGGATCCCTTGCGTCTGGCCTCGATTCCCGGCTGGATCGATGGCTACCTATGGCCAGCTTCCGGCAGGGAATAGGAAGGGCTTGAGCTGAAGGGCTGAGCGGCTTGGACTTCCATTCGGGCCAAAGTCGTAGCGGCATCCGCCAGTTGCAGAGCAAGGTTGGCACGGCTAATCGGATCCCGGGCATTCCAGAGATCCTGTCCCAAACAAAACACCCGATAACGAAAGGCTTTGATCGAGCGCGATGGGATGACCTTGACAGTCATGGCTACAACCTCTTCTCCACAGAGACGTGAATAGTCAGCAGAACCCGCTCGGGCTCAAGGTAAACAAATGTTACCAAAACAACCTCGTCCTCAGAGGCAATACTGACCGGGCAGGTGGCTTTCGGGGGCTCCACCCGTTCATGCCGTACCCCCACAGTGTATTCTCCAATTGGCAGGTCATCAAATCCAGCGTCCGCATAGATCAACTCAATGGTTTCTTCTGCAATCAACTGCCCCTCTCGCTCCAGGAAACTGAGAAAAGGGATCCCATCGATGGAGGTGAGCGCGTTGTTGGCCTGGTTGCGGATCATCACGAAGATGTCGGACATGGAGGGTGCGCCATCACCTCAGGGGTTTATGATCGAGGGTGCTGGAATGTAGCCCGACTTTCTTTAGCCTGGACTGCCGCCAAGTCCTGATTCAGCGACCAAACCCTTGACCCCGCGTGGCCGGGCGGGCAAGACAGGCTTGGAGTTTTTTCCGCAGCTGGGCTGTATCGAGGCGCTGACCGATGAGCACCAACTGGTTTTTGGGCTGGCGAGGCCACTCATCGCTGCTGAGGGTATAGCGCCGACCGCTGAGGTGAAAGATATGTCGCTCTGGGCTTTCCTCGAACCACAACACCCCTTTGGCACGAAAGACTGCATCGGGCAACTCGTTGAGAAAATTTTGGAAAGCATCCAAAGAGAAGGGCTGATCGCTCTCAAAGGCTAGGGAGTTAAAGCCGTCGGCCTCGATGTGGCTGTGATGGGAGTGGTGGTGGTCATGATCGTGCTCATGGTCATGGTGGTCGTGACTGTCGTGATCATGGGCTTCTTCTTGGGGCAAGGAACTGGCCTGAAACAAATCGGTATCCAAGATTAGCTCCAGGGGAACTGCGCTGTTGACGGTGCGCAAAATGCGGGCATCTTCTTTGATCTCGCGGATGCGTTTTTCCAGACGCTCGATCTCGGCTTCCTCGACCAAATCGATTTTG
Proteins encoded in this region:
- a CDS encoding CobW family GTP-binding protein, with translation MTATIEVPKRGLPVTIITGFLGSGKTTLLNHILNNQKGMRTAVLVNEFGEISIDAELIVSSEEDLVELNNGCICCTIRDDIAESVLRLMERSDHIDYLVVETTGLADPLPVALTFLGPELRDLTRLDSIITLVDATNFAPDLFNSNVAYSQIAYGDVILLNKIDLVEEAEIERLEKRIREIKEDARILRTVNSAVPLELILDTDLFQASSLPQEEAHDHDSHDHHDHEHDHDHHHSHHSHIEADGFNSLAFESDQPFSLDAFQNFLNELPDAVFRAKGVLWFEESPERHIFHLSGRRYTLSSDEWPRQPKNQLVLIGQRLDTAQLRKKLQACLARPATRGQGFGR